The window GCAGCTTTCTAATGCATGTGctacctcgctctctctatccacactcctctcactcctttttcccccccctctctcttccagggCCCCAACTTTGAGTTCTCCACAGAGACCCACGAGGAGCTGCTGTACAACAAAGAGAAGCTGCTGAACAACGGGGACAAGTGGGAAGCAGAGATCGCCGCCAACATACAGGCTGATTACCTCTATCGATAGGAAGATAACACCACACACTCGTGTAAACACATACacgtatccacacacacacaccaaaacacacacataaatatatacacttaaacatgcacatacacaggcCGACATGTCTgactgcaacaaaaaaaaagaagacaaatcACTCACAGACTGACTTACgcataaacacatgcacacatactcatGTATATTGTACAGATACCTTAAAGCCTCTATGACAAAGACGCACACGTCCAATACTGTACTGATGATCCAGGTGAGGGTTTCGCTGTTTCTCTAGCCTGTTGTCTGTGTCACTGTCCCAGGTCACTAGTTcaccacagacagagaggtgttGATCGTTCCAGCTCCTTTCAGACACAGACTCGGGGCCCTAGTGGCATTTCTACAATAAGCGCTTACAGGTTCCATGTGAAGTGGTGGGGGTTGTTGTCGTCATGAGAATTGTACAAAGGTTAAATACTTGTGGACTTCGAACGATGAAGAATAAATTAATGTTCTGTCCTAAGTTTTCAAACTGTCTACAGTGTCTTTCTTCCTAAGCCCTTATTGTATGCAGGCCAGCCATACAGAATTatggacagggagacaggttgtgtgtgtgtgtgtgtgggggggggggggggcgtaagaCTTAACAGGGCCTAATGAGTTGACAGGACGACCACTGTCCTGTTGTAGTTATATGCATAACCAATACAATCTAGTGTATGATAAATACATGTGACTCCTTTTTGTGTTATTTTCTTTGTTACTAATGTTTATTGAGGTAAATCTTCACAAAGTACTTCATGTCAAGGcagttctgtatatcccagcatcaaatgattcttactgtacactgaggggactagtatgagtaagcacagtaagtttcgggcatgtaacactttcctagtcagggttagcagggggtgcattaatcctgtcatgaaatgcacccccctctattgtctgttctgtatatcccagcatcaaatgattcttactgtacactgagggcactagtatgagtaaccacagtcagtttcaggcatgtaacactttcctagtcagtgtTAGCAGGGAGTGCATTGCACTTacatcaaatggaaaacaaggcctgccatgaaatgctctcCCCCGCATACGTTCTTCCCTTCTACTCCAGCATTAAGTACATTATAATGTACATACATAATGCTAATAATACACATAccaatacatgtgtatgtataggGTGGACAAGTCTGAAAACAGAATAGTCCATGGTAGATGTGGGAgtattatgttttattttttcatttatttcattgacttaaacaaTAAGAGTAATATTTCCTATGATAGCCTATTCTGGATCAGAAGGCTGTTGTTTTCGACCTGTCTGAGTAACCCACCTTACGCGCAGGCAAACTGCATTAAAATGGCATGCCTTTGAACCTATACATTAGTATGAAGAGCCATGTGAAATACTTTGAACCTGctacacaaaatacatttcctttggTAATCATACTGGGGTATGATTACCAAATGATTACCGCACCGACTCACCTGTGTGGGGGCGGGGACTCGCGTCTGTTACTTGCCGTCACAAAAAGTTAGCTCTCATTAGCCATCGTTAGTAGCGGCTTCCTGGCATAGCCTACTGCACACACGAACTGTGTTAACAAAACTTAAGAGAAACTTAACAGAAGATATGTCAGATGAATGTTGGAAGATATTTGGTAAGGCATTAGTTCATTAGACTTTACAATCGGCAGCATTTCTACTGTGCAAGTTAAGTATAGGCTATTACAGGCTATTACAGTATAGGCTATTTCAAAAAGTGGGTGGGACATGTCCAATGTATAATGAAACCCACATCTTTGAACTACATTGATTTCCATAACCCAAATAactctccacctctgtctccaggtATGATGTTGGTGTTGGCATGTGTAGCTGTAACACAGCTACAGGctaaagagacagtgagagggtCAGAGGGAGGCAATGTGACTCTACCCACCGGCAACACTGGACTAAAGAGTGGTGACCAGATTCTCTGGATGTATGGACCCGTCTTTCCAGACATCAAGATACTTCAGGTCAACGTGGGGAAATTCAGCCAACTCTCCGCTGAACAGACCCCTGTGAAGTTCAGAGGCAGACTGCAGCTGGACGAACAGTCCGGTTCTCTCACCATCAGTAACCTCAGTGTTAATGACACTGGTGTTTATAAGCTTCAGGTCATCAACAGTCATCGTTCAGCTTATGAATTTAATGTCAACATATACGGTAAGTACCTGATGTGTTTATAAAACATTAATACAATTTAAGCATGTGAATCCTTTATCTAAATCAGTCAATATACAATGAAGCAAATATTTTTGCAGTTGCATAATTGAAATAGAGAATGGTTCTAAACTGATTTAAAGCTATCATATTGAATCTTAAATTTTCAATGCCAGATATTTACTCAAATCTTGCAGTCACAGTGTGATTTTCCATGTAAGAGTGATCCCATTTTAAAGTACTAAGTACGTAATATCTAGTGGTTGGTAATGatttatgattttttttcttaACATCCTCGTCGGTATTAATTAAACGGTATTATTGTTGTCAATGTTTTTTGTGTAGCTGTAACACAGCTACAGGctaaagagacagtgagagggtCAGAGGGAGGCAATGTGACTCTACCCACCGGCAACACTGGACTAAAGAGTGGTGACCAGATTCTCTGGATGTATGGACCCGTCTTTCCAGACATCAAGATACTTCAGGTCAACGTGGGGAAATTCAGCCAACTCTCCGCTGAACAGACCCCTGTGAAGTTCAGAGGCAGACTGCAGCTGGACGAACAGTCCGGTTCTCTCACCATCAGTAACCTCAGTGTTAATGACACTGGTGTTTATAAGCTTCAGGTCATCAACAGTCATCGTTCAGCTTATGAATTTAATGTCAACATATACGGTAAGTACCTGATGTGTTTATAAAACATTAATACAATTTAAGCATGTGAATCCTTTATCTAAATCAGTCAATATACAATGAAGCAAATATTTTTGCAGTTGCATAATTGAAATAGAGAATGGTTCTAAACTGATTTAAAGCTATCATATTGAATCTTAAATTTTCAATGCCAGATATTTACTCAAATCTTGCAGTCACAGTGTGATTTTCCATGTAAGAGTGATCCCATTTTAAAGTACTAAGTACGTAATATCTAGTGGTTGGTAATGatttatgattttttttcttaACATCCTCGTCGGTattaattaacccttgtgttatcttcgggtcattctgacccatcagtcattgtgacccaccgtcgtattgcgacaaatttacctcctacaaaaacaaagtgaagcattttcttttaactgttgggctgtctcagaccccccacattgcaatggttaaaataaaattatttttatttgtttttgtattgggtaaaattgggtaaacacaacggtggttcgttatgaacctttgggtcatgtgacctgaaggcagcacaagggttaaacggtATTATTGTTGTCAATGTAAGTGCTATCCGTACAATGTACCTCTAAAATACTTATTTTCTCATTGTCTTTCAGCTCTCGTCTCCAACAAGACGGCTAACCTCAATAAGACAGAGCTTTGTCCAGGTAGCTTATTTGTTCTGACAGTTATTTTGCCACTTAACCACTAGAGCCCGTTAACCATAGGCATACACCCTTCACAGGAAACAGCAGAGTAATACTCCctgcatttgtttgtgtgtttctataGATTCTTCTACATCCAGTAGCCCTGCCCCAAAACACCATCTCTACATCCTGGTACCTTGTGTCCTATTTGGCCTGCTGGTTCTGGTAGTATAGTGGAGGTACCGGACATCCTGAATCTCAGGAAcaacctcctccaccagctccagAAACCACCTGATTTTTGCAATGTGGGTTTCAGGCTTGTTTATTTTTGCTGCTGCACTTTCTTACTTTTATCTCCTTTTTCCTATACTATAAATAAACTATTATTGTCTGATGCCAAAGTGGTCTGATAAGAGTACTCATATCCTTACATTGGGTTTTAGATATTTATTAGTTACATATCATTCTAAtgaactaatctaataaacctTTGAAAACACAACATTGGTATATATGTGTTGTCTGGGGAACCCCACAGCACCATGTGATGTACAGCAGAGGAGACACTGCTGTGCTGCATGCTGCTCGCCTCACAGCATGGAGGAGGCTCCAGAGGCCTCAGCTGTGGAGGTCAGCAGCCTGGATCCATGGGCCCCATGGTGGGTCTCAGTACCAGGCGAAGCCCCTGGACTCTGGGGGGACCGGGCCCTGTCTGTGTTCTGGgggtcacctccctctcttctggcTCGGAAGTGGTGGAACAGAACCACAGCCAGGCCCACTCCCACCAGAACTGTGAGAACCAATCGTACGAAGGCCACGGTGTAGGTAATAGAACAGGCACATGACACTGtaaggaaggcagagggagagaaagagatagaggaggacaaaagatgagggagaaggggagagagaggaataggagaaaaagagaaagagagatgggggagacagcgaaagaaaggagagcagaagatggcgagaaaaaggaaaaagagaaatATAGAAGATAGaagggagtgaaagaggaagGCGAATAagagtggaggggatggagtgagagaggatggaggcaaCAGGAGACAGGAGTTTAATAATATTTGTATGCCATGAATTGAAAGAGGCCAcaccagaaagagagatagtagTAAAGACATAAAGGAAGAGGcagtgagtgagagatggaggagagagagggagattctaGGAcatagggtgagagaggagtgagagaaagcgGGTGTTTCAGTGACAAGGTTTAGTCATTGTCATGGTCCACCTGGTTAAAGCCTGTATCTAGAGATGGAAGGTAGATTGTGGTACCTGTATGGTGAGAGCACAGCTCCTCAAGGCTGAGATTGGCTGAGTGGTTAGTGGCACTGTTGGCTGCCACATAGATGTAGCTGTTGTCCTCACCATCCGCCACtagggagaaacacacacacactgaagacatCTCTGAACATGGAAAGGAAAGTCATATGTATACAAGTACAAACGGCTGAATGTGGCCTAATCTTTAGAAAGCCCCATACCACAGacctcccacacactcaccaataACAGTCAAGTTGAAGTGGTGGGACGAGACTTTTCCGTTGATGACCTGCAGCTGGTAAAGCCCAGAGTCGGCACAAGATAGGTTCCGGATGGTTAGAGATCCGGTCCCCTTGTCCACCTGCAGCCTTCCCCGAAAGCTCTGCATATCGTacctctccatctgtccctcaATGATATGGATCAGGACCACGTCGTGGGTCTCAAACTGATCCAGACCGGCCGATTGGAACGTCCACAGAAGCTGAACGTCTCTCGGTTCCTTGCTCATCTTGTTCAGTAGGGTGACGGTCTGGCCCTCGCACACACTGACTGTGGTGACCTCAGCCCTCACTGCAGCCTGCaggtctggaacacacaccaacacaggtgCTTAGTTTAACACAGACAGGCTGGGTCGGATGGGTCCAAGGGATTGTAGACTTGAGCGTTGAATTAAGGAGCTACGCATTTGAATCCCTGTGCAACTCAATAGTCTATTGTCAACCTAATTAGTGTGGTTGCAGCGTATATACAGATGCACCTTCAGTAGTCAGAGCGGTGAGGTGGTCAATGGAAAAAACGCCTGAAAGTGAGGGGTCGGGCCCTCGACCACACAGGAAGAGTTCTACTGAGGTGTCTACATAACAGGATGTCCTCTACCTTACTCTTAGGGTACCAGAGAAAACGCTTAAAAGGCTACTTAGGAACACATAACTAAGGGGCTTGTCTGCACGATTTTAAATCCTTTCCCTTGCTGTTGATATACTAACAAATGGAGAACCAAGAATATAGCCAAAATACACTCAAAACAATAGAGGAACCGAGTACATATCCATGGTCAGCTAAAAACAAAAGGCAAACTCATGCCGTATGCTACACAACTAAGAACTAAATAAAAGCTCCAAATCACATCAAAGAACatctttattatattatttttttacccAGCCAAGTTCTCGTTGGTCATAATACCTTGCCTGTATTTGGCCATGGAAATTTGGTGAACCACTACTCTAGCCTATCTGCTCCAGCCTAGGAAGCACAAAACATCAATTTGATGTTTTCGGTTTTTAATGTCCTAACCAATGAATAAATACCTCAGAAGAATTCTGAACCGTAAGTGCAGGTAGACTTACCTGTGACCAGCCAGAGAATTATCAGGATCATGTTGAGGAGAGACATCCTCTCCGCACTCCCCACAGTGGAGCAGACCAGCTGGGTTAAAAGTCGGGAAACTACCTAACTTGGCTGACTGGCAGAGAGGGAATCATATTCTAAATGCACTttacctgtctatctgcctctgtcagtctgtcccCCAGTGGTGTATATTATCCCTATAAGGGGTGAGTCATTCTATGAAAATGCACCTATTGGTGGTCTCTGCCTGTCAATCAATTGTGTCTGCCTTCCCCAACTAATTCTAGGCCACGCCCCTGCACCAATGAGAGTATCAGATCCTGTAGATCAAATCTTGCCATTTAGCAGTGAAAGTGATGATTAAGACAGGAACATACCATGTTCGTATAGACAGTTGTAAAATAGGCTTTGCTAGCTGGGTAGTAACTCACAAACAACTGATGAATGAGATTACAATACACCAAGTAACCTGCAGccaacaataataaacaaattCTAAGCTAGAGAATGAAAAATACTTCTTCagtaccaccccacccccccggccCATGGATGTTTGTCTTGTGTCTCTCTAACATAACAGGTATGCAAATGACACCACCTCTCTAAGAACAGTTCAACAGTTCTCTACAACACAAGGAGATTCAACatctgtctcttctctttgtgtttccctccccccctctttcttctgTCACTTCTTAGTCACACCCACCGTTTCctctgttttttctctcttctcttcttttctctccacATCCACCTGTACAGTCGCTTCCATCCCATCATCTCCAACCTCGACAACTCTATTCTATATATTTCCAAACATTTCCAGCCTTATCCACACTCAACAGGTGAGTTTCAACCGTACTGATTTTCCCTGATCTGTATTTAGTGATGATGGAGGGTGATTGTATGTCTGCCAGCTTGAAGGATTTTATGTCTGTGGTTTCCCGCTTATTCTGACCTATTTCTTCTTCATGTGTCTTATgctccttcagcctctcctctattctctccATTATGCTTTTTTCCATCCCATCATCTACTGTCCATCCAtcaatctctccttcctctcctacaTGTGCACAATGGGGCACCCCCCACACTTGAAAACCGCTACTTATATTTTTATCTATTGcaaccactgtctctctcactcaaaaTGTTTCGCTTTATGATTTCTGACCGCCATGTGATTAGCAAAGATACATTTCTAACAAGCTTCGTGAAGTGGGGTTTGGAGAGAGATTAACATACATAAATTTTATATCATGTGTGGGCGCGTGCCCCACCATGCCTCTGTGCTGCAGCAAGCTTTCTACCATTTCCTGTTGGTAATTTACTGCTCTTCAGATGTgcaccacttcctgtgtgtgtgcatgtcaatCCTTTCAGTCGCATTATCCCTCTTTTGTTTCACCCCACAAAGCATTACTATCTGAATCTTGTATGACTCTGATTCATTCTCATTCTGATTAAGAATCCGAATCCAAAAGTGCTCTCATTCTCCTTTTTGAATCTGATTGTCGGCCATGTTCACATCACTGACTCATCTCCACTGTGTTTCATTAAGAATCTTCATACCCAGTTTTCCACTTACCAGAAAATATTACAAGACGGCagccaaataaataaatgtttggaACTTTTGTGTTATGAAAGGTCAAGAGGTTACGCAAGACCACAAGGGAACTGTAGAACTAACGGTGTTCATCTCATCATAACATAaccgtgtttgttttgtttcagtaCCAATGAAGACTCCGGACACTGCCTTTCTGAGCGCGCTCATTCCGACGCTGCTAATCCTCATCCACGTTGCTACGGCAGCAACTGACCACCCTTCCCAGAACACAACCCTCATGACACAAGCCAACTCCACCTCAACAGAGACAACAACAAAAGCTGTTAAATCCAGCAACGCGGAAAGTAGTAGGAATTCCACAACCGAGGCTCCGCCCCCGCAAGGAAACAGTTCATCTACCACTCCGTCTGCCGACAACGTGACGCTGTCGACATCAGCCAGCTCGTCTCTCTTGCCGGTACAACCAACAACCCAAGGCAGCGCAGCTTTTCCAGTCACCCAAGCCAAGACCCCCGCCATCCCTTCTTCTACATCTTCGTCCGTTTCGCCCGCTACGCAGGCGGGGAGCGCAGGGGCGCTCGACGGAGGTTCCATCACGATAGTGCTGCTGGTCGTCATTGTGCTGCTCATCCTGATCCTCGTGGCAGCATTCAAGTGGGCCTCCCGCCCCTCGAACCAGAACAGCCCCGCCTCCCGCATGATATTGGGCtttggggagagggtgaggggtgaggttaGAACCTTGGAGGATAGGCTAGGGTTCCGTCTGTGGCCggggggtaggggagagagggagggcgacgaggaagagggggaggaggaggggaaaatgTTAGAAGTGGTGGTTGGtgttgaaggagagggaggggagcagaaagatgaggaagaggaggacggggaAGACTCTTCTGATGACTATTCCAGCATGGGGGGAGACGACCTGAGACAGAGAGCACAGagcggagagaaggaagaggaggaggaagaagagaaaagagaagcgaAGAGCAAAAGTGAGGAAGGtcagggagaagagaaaggaggaagaggtggagagaggggaggaggcgaggaggcGATAGCATTAGTAGGTCCGGAATGGGAGAAaagcgagggagagatagaggagagtgATGTCACTATACTCTAATTGACAGAGTGATGAGGAtaggtgagaaggagagaggaatggcAGCTACAGATAAGTGTGAAGATAAGGTCTCTCTTTCTGACCCTTTTCACTCTACCATACTGAGCAATCCACCCTGCTCTGCTGACTCATTCACAGATTAAACCTCAGTCATGACAGACTTGAATAGGTTTCGTACAGGGTTCTATAAGAAGGTTTTCTGTTTAACCATGTAGATAAAATGGTTATTTTCAGATTATAGATACTAGACCAGTCCAGACCAGCTCAGTTCAATAGTGTGAATTTGACAAAACTATgttcatcttttttttctttcttactttaATGATATGGTCCTAATGGATGAACAGAACATGTTACAATAAACTGACTTTTGTATGATTTGTGATATTATTGGTTTTTCAAATAaatgtgaaaaacaaaacaaaacaaaaataaacaaaagaaTAAAGGGATTTGGTAAACCTCATGTTTGAGTTTTATTCATTCGAATTCTACAacaccatcctctcctccaaacCTCCCAACAatccaaaaaagaaaagaaaatagcTTCAAACATCCTACTTTGATCAAAAACATAACAGTCCAGTaaataatattatttaaattaaataatacacataatatcactccccctccatcccattATAACTTCCTTGGTATATGGAGCCGGTTCCGGTTTACACTGGGAATAATCATACATTAGGAAGATCTCATTGTGAACCATGTGTAATCTGAGGGGAAGAGGTCTGTTCAAGGTTCAGTTTACACAGCAGTAAGACAGGTTGGTGTATGGTACATAAGCAGCCATAGAGATAAACACAGAGGTTCATAGACATGCAGTCTCCCTTGAGAACAGTGAGGGCATGAGGACATCCTGGTCTGGACTCAACTAAAGTATGTCAACTAAATTTATGGTGGATGTTTTTGGTTTAAGAACCCAGCGAACAGAATCCTTACTACCTAAAGTGAGGAACAATAAAATTGTGTCATAGGAGCATTCTAGTTCATAAATGTTGTCATGGACACCTGTTCTAGAACCTGGTGTCTGGTGCCTGAGGTACAGATCTGATTTGATTGGCTTACAGCAGCTCCACAAGCTAATGTAGAAATGCATTTGTTTTGGTAACGAAAATAgacatttttctctcttttgtaCATGattatcttttctttttttctgagcatttgaatgaataaatgtatcGATATTTCAGAATTCCAGCAGTTATCACAGCTATCCTATGATAGGTGGTAGTCTGACACTGATAAAGCATGTCTAAAACTTTGGCAGTAGTTTCCCATTGAGAAAAATTTGAAAAAAACGAAGACTGGCTGGGTCCCAAAACCAATGACTTgcaacctcctcccctcaatcCTAACCTTATGGGAAAGTACCCATATGCCCTTCTGACTGAGGCTAGTGAAGAAGAAGGGACAGGATGCAAGTTCGTAGTATTGGTACACAGCCGTGAACAGAAGTGTGTTCGGAGAAGGTGAAATGCTGACATTCACAGAGCAGGAGGATGGAACCATGAGGACTAGAACACACATGTTGCCATGACGTCCGTGTTCCGCACAGGAGAGATCCAGCCTGTGGAGCGTTCTAGAAGGTTCGCACCATTCTGAATAGCCCCAGGGTTCTAGAGCTGCTCCCCACAGGGTACGCCTTGCACCCTCTGAGAGGGGAAACATTctcacctcatctcctcctgcTTATCTCCCATTTCCTTTCTGCTTCTTGTTCCGTCCGGGCGTTCTGATTGGTTGGGTGACACCGTTGTCGGTGGGCTGGGAAGTGGTAAGGGAAGGGGCCGGTTTGGAGGTGGCTGAGAGaagctctgcctctccttctcctgcagaCTTGAAGGGTTCAGCCAGAGAGAACTTAAGAGgactaagaaagagagagagagaaacagaaagcaaGAGGAGAGTGTGAGTAAGGATAGGGATAGACAGGCCAGTGGGGCTAgtctgatcgtgtgtgtgtgtgtgtgtgttacctgatggGCGTGCGTGGGCTGCTGTTGTGTCTGCGTACAGGGCGGGTCCGGGGTTCGAAGGAGAAGCCCTCCTTCAGACTCTCCAGCACAGAGGGAGCCACGTAGGTAAAACCCTGAAGTGAAGTAGTGGAATGAGTGACAGAGGGCAGGGAGCTAGACCCTACCGTAGTGACCGAGTTAGGAGTAAAGACAGCATAATATCCGAGGAGAACGGACTGGAAGAATGAAGGGGTGAGGCCACGCCTCAGGACAGGTGAAGAAGGGGGGAAATGAAGGACGGTCTCACAGCAAAGGCGTGGTCGTGACTGTGGCTGAGGGACGTGTCGTCCGGGCTGTCGACCGGGGTCTGGCGGGTGAAACGGGTGTCGAACTGACTGACGTCCTCATCTGACTGctgcgggcgggcgggcggggggggggggggacagggaaggAGGAATGATGGGAATAAGAAATTAAAGATATGGCTAACTTTAGTTTTGTATAGCCAGGATCATGGAAaaaaatcataataataataataataatttaagttACCAGTGATGGCTTGTATGGTGGCTCTACTCTCTTGTTGAGCAGGTCGTCCCAGTTGATGTGTCTGAAGAAGGGATGTTTCTATAAAAGACACAGGGACAACATTAGGCTCTGGACTTCTACGTGTGAttgtagtgtgtggtgtgtgtgtgcactgtgtgtgtgtgtcacctgtatGTCCGCACAGTCAGCTTTGCTTGAGCCTAGTCTCTGGCCTGGGCCCTTCTTGAGTAGCTAGGGAACgagggaaagagaaatagagcgatagagaaagagaaatgtttcagtgtgtgtggtgccttCATCCCTAACAGTCTTGCTCCAGACACGGAAGAGTTACAAGGGTTTACGTTATCACCTTCTTGATCATGTCTCTCGCATCCAAGGTGAGATAGGGAGGCAGGTTGATTTTACACTTGAGAATTTTATCTATGgtcctcttcctgttctctgCTGTGAATGGAGGCTGAGAAAACATCAATCGGAAGAAGGGATATAGAGGAATGGATGAGAGACAATAGAAGTATGGAAGATAAGAAGTTTCTTTTTTGCATATTGTGTCGaagtatctccctccctccctccccctcaccgaGCCGGTCATCATGTCGTACATCAGAGCTCCTAGACTCCACCAGTCCACCGCTCTGTTGTGTCCTGAACGAGTCAGGATCTCTGGAGCCCTGAGTGAGAAACGGACAGAAAGATTtactggaggagaagagagagaaaatatggACGAAGCGAAACGGTGAAAGCGAGACAGAAGAAAAAGACAAGTTCCGACATGCAGAAAAAGGGAGTTTGTGGGGAAGAcagaaggaggtgaagagagtgaAAGTAAAATCCAATCTGATAGAGAAACAGGTGATATGGACACGGGGTGGCGCCAGACTCACATGTACTCTATGGTGCCACAAAAGGTGTGAGTGACAGCTCCGTCGTGGATGGACTCCTTACACAGACCAAAGTCTGTCAGCTTAATATGTCCTGGATGAGAGAAGACAGGG of the Osmerus eperlanus chromosome 14, fOsmEpe2.1, whole genome shotgun sequence genome contains:
- the LOC134033924 gene encoding uncharacterized protein LOC134033924, which translates into the protein MKTPDTAFLSALIPTLLILIHVATAATDHPSQNTTLMTQANSTSTETTTKAVKSSNAESSRNSTTEAPPPQGNSSSTTPSADNVTLSTSASSSLLPVQPTTQGSAAFPVTQAKTPAIPSSTSSSVSPATQAGSAGALDGGSITIVLLVVIVLLILILVAAFKWASRPSNQNSPASRMILGFGERVRGEVRTLEDRLGFRLWPGEPSEQNPYYLK
- the LOC134034088 gene encoding uncharacterized protein LOC134034088 isoform X1, which encodes MSLLNMILIILWLVTDLQAAVRAEVTTVSVCEGQTVTLLNKMSKEPRDVQLLWTFQSAGLDQFETHDVVLIHIIEGQMERYDMQSFRGRLQVDKGTGSLTIRNLSCADSGLYQLQVINGKVSSHHFNLTVIVADGEDNSYIYVAANSATNHSANLSLEELCSHHTVSCACSITYTVAFVRLVLTVLVGVGLAVVLFHHFRARREGGDPQNTDRARSPQSPGASPGTETHHGAHGSRLLTSTAEASGASSML
- the LOC134034078 gene encoding ribosomal protein S6 kinase beta-2-like, with amino-acid sequence MAGVFDIDIESEDLSDAEDEVCDFTVTETDESRTEEVELISVNRDSERVGPDCFELLTVLGKGGYGKVFQVRKVQGPQTGKIFAMKVLKKAKIVCNAKDTAHTRAEREILETVRHPFIVDLLYAFQTGGKLYLILECLIGGELFMQLEKEGIFMEDTACFYLGEITLALGHLHSNGIIYRDLKPENIMLNHEGHIKLTDFGLCKESIHDGAVTHTFCGTIEYMAPEILTRSGHNRAVDWWSLGALMYDMMTGSPPFTAENRKRTIDKILKCKINLPPYLTLDARDMIKKLLKKGPGQRLGSSKADCADIQKHPFFRHINWDDLLNKRVEPPYKPSLQSDEDVSQFDTRFTRQTPVDSPDDTSLSHSHDHAFAGFTYVAPSVLESLKEGFSFEPRTRPVRRHNSSPRTPISPLKFSLAEPFKSAGEGEAELLSATSKPAPSLTTSQPTDNGVTQPIRTPGRNKKQKGNGR
- the LOC134034088 gene encoding uncharacterized protein LOC134034088 isoform X2, which codes for MSLLNMILIILWLVTDLQAAVRAEVTTVSVCEGQTVTLLNKMSKEPRDVQLLWTFQSAGLDQFETHDVVLIHIIEGQMERYDMQSFRGRLQVDKGTGSLTIRNLSCADSGLYQLQVINGKVSSHHFNLTVIVADGEDNSYIYVAANSATNHSANLSLEELCSHHTESPSLSSISHSLPLPLCLYYYLSFWCGLFQFMAYKYY